The Glycine soja cultivar W05 chromosome 4, ASM419377v2, whole genome shotgun sequence genomic sequence AGTGGGTTTATTGGGTTTCAATTGCAGCAGTGGGGCTATTCACTTCTACGGATAACTGTTTGTAACAGAACAACATCCACATTTTAACACCCCTGCCAGGAAGCAGATTGAACAAGCAAAACAAGATAACAAGTAGGGAATTGGTTACCGAATCATTAGTTCATAGTAGATTCGCTTCAACTCCGGTAGAGATGGTATATCAACAGGAGCTTCTTCAACAACATTATCACCTTCTTTaggctttttcttttcctttgaaACATCAGCATCAAACACTCTCGTACTAATCTTTCTTGAGAGTATTTGTGCACGAACATAATCCTGGCGGTCTAGACACAAACGAACCTGCACAATTAAATGAAAGAGATTTTCAAATCAGCAACTAAATTGTAACATGAAATTAGTGGCCAATAATTAATGTCATAACTTAAGGAAAAAGTAGAATGCCTAGTACTTGTTCAAGAATGAATGCGATTTTCTCAGTTTTAGCCATGGCACCAAAAGTTTCCACCTGTTAAGGAAATCAATCATGTAAGTCAACAAACAGCTAATTTCACTAACTAGTGACATACAAAAACCAAAGGTGCATAATAAAATCCATCACACGTTTAAAATTCACACTGACCGCAATTTCTTGCATCAAATCAGCAGCTTCAGCTATAAGTCCTTGTTCTTCCTTGATTTTTGCAAGTTTCTTGATCAACCGAGCTCTCTCAATCTCAACGTATATCTAGCAAATGATACAACATATATTAAACATGCATCGATAGACTACATTGGAGGATAATAAAAAGGAAtgaagagtgaaaacatcataTGCTCACCTTTCCTGCAGATACACTGTTCAAGATTTTGATGAGTTCTATACGAGTTTCAAGATCTGGTGTCTCATCAATATATTGCATAGCCTGCTGGACCATTGCTGTCACAGCCTGTGTACAAAGAATAGGCTTATGATGAAGGATCATATCATGTTTCTTGTACCAATTGCAAGACAAATAGATAAAATCTTAACTCTAAGCAGTTAGATTTTAACCTGTCAAATGCAAAGGTGAAAAATTCTTGCATCAGTTTATAGCTAATAGGGGTAAAAGTAAAACAGTGTGCATAGAACAAGTACCAGATCAATTTTATTAGCAACACTGCATTGCAAACTGAACCAAACTTCTTTTAACCTACCGAACCAACCTCTAAAGGTAAGGGAACTAATACTCTTGTGTTCCAGCATGCCAGTCAAGCATTCATTTTCCAAACAAACCAtatgaaatgaaattataagTGGTGAAAGACACATGTTCTAGAGAATGTCTACTGTAACTTTCTAATATGAATCTACAAGGCATATTGatatttggaacaaaatttcCATAGACATTGGTCAACACTCAAGACCCAATACATAGCGAGTAACAAAACACTATAGATTCTGAAGTAGACTAGACGATAAccaattttaaagcaaaaaataaaaaataaaaaatcatggcAACAGCTACTAAAGCCCTAACTAACCTAACACAAAATACACCCAcacattttatcaaaataagatAAGCAAAACTAGATAGGTCATTGTTCCGCATTAAAAACAAAGAGCCATTACCTGCTTAAGCTGGCCACGGCGTTTGGACAAGAGAACAATCTGGTCATTGAGGGTTTTCCAGGCACGCGCTTCGAAGCACATCCGTAAAATTTCAGTGACGGCGTTTCTGGTGGCGGCGACGTCGCCGGCGAGCCTCGCTTGCTTCTCCGCATTCAGCAATTGTTCTATGGCCGCTTCTAAATTCCCGGCGTTCTCCTGAAAATCCAGAAGAATCGTCAACTCCGTCCATCACTCAAAATCCAAATTCAatcattctatttttccttcaatttttattttttaaacctaCGCCGAGCTGCTTCATTGGCAGGTACAAATAAAAGTAGAAACACAAAATCACATTCAGTAGTAACAGTGGAAGCATATAAAGAAGTGTTGCGATCTGGAGTGTGAGTAACATTTGGGAAATTCTGTACAGAAAAGCGGGGGCGTACCATAGCCATAACCAGGGAAGTTTGCTACTTTGCGTGCAGGAGGGGAGAAGAGAGGAACTTCTGTAGTACTCTATTGGAAAGAAACCATATAGCAATGAAATATTTTCATGGGCCTAACTATTTCACACCCTGCTAGGCCTGTTCTTGTCATTGGGGTTTTTGGCCCAATTCCTATCTATAGTATGACAAATATACCACCAAATTTATTAAGTGTAcctccctttttatttttttctcccaaaaataTCATTTGGCAACCAAACCCATCACCAGCAACATTGACCATCCTTGTGCACTGGAGGCATGTGCCATGAATATGAGTCACGAAACAACACCCAAAACCAATAGAATACAATTACATATTTGCTGTCAGATTCATCTGGATTTCTCGCAAGTCACTGCCAGGTGAAGAGGGTTTGAGACTAATTTGTCTGCACAAGCACTTGCCTCACGGTAAATGTGAACCCAGGAATTACATTAGTTTGGAATACTACAAGTTCTTGATGATTTGCTTAgattttaattaaagataaaattgggTTCTTGTCCCTCATTTGTTCAAATGCATCTTAATTGAATGAACAAAGGACATTGCACATTGCTTTGAGGcgtttttcctttcaaatggGAATTTGGGTGAACTGTGAGTTCCAGGTTTCAGCATTTCTCATTTTTTCTCAAGAATACTGAAATGTTTGATGATTATTTGCTTGCAAATTTTGTGAATTCAGTTGAAAAGAGTCCATATGAACGACTTAGGAGAAATATTCCAATCTTTGACTgattaaattttcatttctcaATACCTTAATGCCTCAATTTTCTGTTAGCACCTTGTCCCTCCCCCTTTGAGGAATCCCTATGACCTAAATGGGTTGGAAATGTACTTGACTAGTATTTGAAGTCTGCAGAACTTCTCGAAGAGAACATTAGTAATGATAGAATAGCATACAAATAtgctttttaatttcatataccAATTTTTTGTCATGATGATGGTGCTATAGGGACATTTACCATTGATTTTGGATATCATACCATTCATAATAACTAGGGTGGGAGAGGACAAAACCGGACATTAAAGCAACAATGGGACAGAAGAAGTTCTCTGCCAAACCATCATAATCTATTAATCTATAATAGAGAGAGGAATATTGAAATTGAGTGACATTTATGGAACAGCAGAACAGGTGCATTCAGATGATGATGGATTTCATTTCTCTACTGAAATGCAGACAGATGACATTGTGGTTCCTTGTTTCATAAAGCATTCAGTCAAACACACATACAATGCAATTCATTCACAAGGTTGGCATTATTTTCTTGGGATACATTGATGCATGCGCTATGGTTCAATGCATCCTTTGACTTTTATGTTTCAGATTTTAGTGCATCCTGTTACAGAGGAAGATGTTTTGTGCAGAGGCAAAGTTGCTTTTCTatgagataaaaagaaaaagaaaactaaaaaccaGATCAGTGTTGTTTTGGGGAAGTTTACCTTTATGGGTTCAGGAAGTTCAGGGCATTATCTGATCTGAGTCACTAGCTCAGAAAGACAGTTCGATGATCCAACGAATTTGTCGTATGGCATTCAACCACCTGCAAATAATGATACCAGGACACAGGAATGTTGTTCCAAAACGCTAGCTAGTCAATAACAATACCTTAAAAAAATTGGACATCTAAACTGCAGTAGTTGCAGCAGAAAgcatcaaaattttgtgttgcaaattgaatatgaaatttACATTAGCAAAAGGATATATGGTTTTCGGTATTGGAGTTATATTGCTAGCGATGCTTCTTTATACGTAGAATTGTTCTCACAATGCATTAGATAAGAAATACGATCTTATTTCTATGGGTATATTAATATCTCTTTTAATccattatttttaacattttttatttaattaaaattcattgaaaattatgaaattatacgAGActcttaaataagaaataagatcTTATCATATGGTgagtttcaattaattttaactaataaaaaatatattcagaaAGAGTAGTATTACATAGCATATTGTTACCATGTAAATACTATGCATGCCTTAGTGTTACATCTACCACTTTCTTTGTTCAGGTTGTATGGATTCCAGACTCAACTATAAGGTGCTTAAACACACAGTAGTGGACGACTGCTTGTATTGTATAGCTAACATGCCCCGGAATCTGTCACATACTATGACATATGCTGACCCTTAAAAGTCCAACATGAAACTtacagaattaaaaaaaaatgtcccgTTGATTTTTCTTAAACgaatttacataattaattttctaaaaaatattatgattttatgCTTTGCTCAATTATCCGTATAGTTTTAACAATtatcattgtttttattttataacttattttctCACTATATTACTACTTTGAGATAGATATAGGCTTTATTCATAGGGATGTGACCAAGTTCAGCAAATTGAGTACTTATATAAATGgaatttgaatgttgaactcttttaacttattgatttttttttcctttaccaAATTTTCCTattcaatagtttttttaaaattcttttttgataattttatatttgacaaatatctttattagtaaaaaaaataaagtatatgaTTTTCTATTAATAAAGATGACATAAGGGTAAAGGATACAATTTTGATGACCGagataaagaaattttatttaagaaggataatccataattaatttaaaatttgaactcttaaaattagaaataggtaagtgataaatataaaataacaaaaagcaAAGTTACAGCTCaccaattaaatatataaataactctTTACATGACACGGGTATACCAGTAATGAATTATGAATTTCAAGCCAACAAAGTATGGATTTTACTTATTTACATGATTGAGTCCAATTTCAACCTCGATAATTtgatagttaaattaaaaagtttgatcaaatatttaataaactaaattcaaataattcatGAATAACTCAGATGATTTATACTTGGATATGTtaatctgaattttttttaatattatgcggCAGGGATCTCAACTTCCACAATTAAATTCCATGCTTATACACACTAATTTCTAAGAGATTTCAAAATTAGTGTTAATATACTATTCATGAGAAACTTTTATCGAATAGTATATTAACATGAAGGGGCCTAATTTGGTGTAGTGGAAAACATGAAGGCATGGTCTAAGgggaaaaaaagaggaaagatcGAGGAAGAAAAACCAATACACATGCAGACATGAACCTATTGCTAAGCAACAACATATAGGactcaataaataattaatacagtATAAAGCGCATGGCGAACAGGATTGCTAAGTTGAAACAAACTTCCagcttatatattaaaatatataattgaatctAGAAAGGACATCAAAACAATATACAAAGATGATTTAACTGTTCCAGTCAAAAAAGATGAATTAATTGTTGCTTATACATTAGTCATGTATGTGCCAAGATATACTTATACAATAAAAGAATGATTTTTAGCACCCTTTATAAcatttaacatttaattaaaaatttaaacttgtgAATGCATTTGTTATTGCTGTAATCAATGGAAGATTAATAGAGCATGTGGATTTGGAAGATTAAACTTTTGAATGCCTTCGAGGAAaccacctatatatatatatatatatatatatatatatatatatatatatatagtttcaaACATTACAtctatatttcattttcttttcctgaTATCAAGTCTTCATGTTGTTGAAAGTTGAATTAGGCCAAAAACCCAAATTAAGATATGTTTAAGCAGAATTTTATATTCTTGTATCCATATAAACTTCTTGTCTTCTTCAGGGATACGTTTTagtttattcatattcaaaACTAGCTATCTAAGTTTATCATGGTTAAAAATCTTAGTCGGGTATATATGAAGGTTATTGATATATCACGAAgggattttgtttttcataattGATATGTAACAATTGTTCCCGGCCAGCAAAGAAAGATGACATA encodes the following:
- the LOC114410131 gene encoding 26S proteasome non-ATPase regulatory subunit 12 homolog A-like isoform X2, whose product is MAMENAGNLEAAIEQLLNAEKQARLAGDVAATRNAVTEILRMCFEARAWKTLNDQIVLLSKRRGQLKQAVTAMVQQAMQYIDETPDLETRIELIKILNSVSAGKIYVEIERARLIKKLAKIKEEQGLIAEAADLMQEIAVETFGAMAKTEKIAFILEQVRLCLDRQDYVRAQILSRKISTRVFDADVSKEKKKPKEGDNVVEEAPVDIPSLPELKRIYYELMIRYYSHKNDYLEICRCYKAIYEIPSVKENPAEWIPILRKICWYLVLSPHDPMQSSLLNSTLEDKNLSEIPNFKLLLKQLVTMEVIQWTTLWDSYKDEFENESNLGKNLGEKAAEDLRERVIEHNIIVISKYYGKITLKRLAELLCLSVQKAEKHLSDMVVSKALVAKIDRPMGIVCFQRAKDSNDVLNSWAANLERLLDLVEKSCHQIHKETMVHKAALKV
- the LOC114410131 gene encoding 26S proteasome non-ATPase regulatory subunit 12 homolog A-like isoform X1; translation: MLLTLQIATLLYMLPLLLLNVILCFYFYLYLPMKQLGENAGNLEAAIEQLLNAEKQARLAGDVAATRNAVTEILRMCFEARAWKTLNDQIVLLSKRRGQLKQAVTAMVQQAMQYIDETPDLETRIELIKILNSVSAGKIYVEIERARLIKKLAKIKEEQGLIAEAADLMQEIAVETFGAMAKTEKIAFILEQVRLCLDRQDYVRAQILSRKISTRVFDADVSKEKKKPKEGDNVVEEAPVDIPSLPELKRIYYELMIRYYSHKNDYLEICRCYKAIYEIPSVKENPAEWIPILRKICWYLVLSPHDPMQSSLLNSTLEDKNLSEIPNFKLLLKQLVTMEVIQWTTLWDSYKDEFENESNLGKNLGEKAAEDLRERVIEHNIIVISKYYGKITLKRLAELLCLSVQKAEKHLSDMVVSKALVAKIDRPMGIVCFQRAKDSNDVLNSWAANLERLLDLVEKSCHQIHKETMVHKAALKV